One Anaerolineae bacterium genomic window, AGCGTTTTCTGTCGAAGGCCGTACGATAACCCAACAATCGCACGCCGTTTTGCCACTTGGCATCGGACACCGTAAACGCCATGCGTGGCGGCCGGAAGTGGCGCGGCCTTTCCACACGCACCGGCATCCCTCCCCAGTCGGTGCGGAAGGCCATCAGCTCGACAAGGGTGCCGTCGGCAGTCAGTGGCATCTGCAGGCGTGAGTGTACCACGCGCGGCTGCAGCCGTGCGCCGACGTCCCATGGGTCTGTGCCGCGCACTACGCCCAGTGCCACCCGGTACGCGGGGTATTGAGCCGTCCACCATGGCATGTCGCTGATCTCCAGCTTGATCGTCTCGCCCACTCGCCAGCGACTGGTGGGGTACCAATACTGGACCCCTGGCTTTTCCTCCAGGTCCATGCCGCCGATAACCTGTCCCTCACTATCCAGTAAGTAAAGGGCGATCGCGTAATCCTCGGCTAACGGGCGCAGCGCCTGAAAGTAGAGAAAGAAACGTAGCGGCGTCTGCGGCATCTCCGTATGCCGCCCATCCCGTAGATCAAATCCGATCAGGCGCAAAAGAGCATCGCTGGAGCCAGGTGGCGTAAAATCCACGGTAGCTGGGTAAGCGGGCTGTGGATCGGCGACGCGGGCGAAGTCAAAGAAGCGATCGGGCAACGGCTGCGTCGGAGCGCCGCGTCGAAGCAGCAAGTATCCGTCCTCCGCTCGTACGATGCCGAACTCGCCCTGACGCAGCATCGCCTCGATATCGCCGAACATGTTGCGCTTATTGGCCAGCGAAGACACATCCAGAAAAACATACTCGGCGTCGCCGATGTAGGGAAATCGGTATAGCACTCGGCGCTGGGAGACGTGCGGGTTCAAGTTCGGCTGAGCTGAGACGGCCGCATCCGGCGGGATCTGGCGGGCGATCTCCTTGCCCAGCCGATGATGCTCGGTTACCTGATATGGCTCGAAGGCGCGCGCGAGTGGGGTGTAGCCATGGTAGTAGTGGTAGAAAAGCGCAGCCGTCAGCGCCCAGGCTGGGATCAGGCCTGTGGTGATTCGGCCCAGCCGATCCTCGATGCGGCGGGAAAGCCATGCCGCGCCCAGCACGGCTGAGATCATCAGGCCCGGTATCATCGGCGCGACGTAGTGATACTTCTCCACGAAATGCATCGGCTCGTGATCGCTGAGCAGGTTGATGGCCAAGTCAGGCAGGATGAAGCTCAGTGTAGCTGGGTTCAGGAGTGAGAGAAATCCCGTCTGGTTGAAGAGGTCGCGCAGGTAGCCCAGATTGCGCGCATTCAACAGCTTGCCCAGCACCAGGTCCGGGCGGGTCACCAGCGCACGGGCTAACTCCAGGGGCCCATCGCCTAGGTCGCCATAATAGCGCAGATAGGGTGAGCGATCTCCCTCGAAGGCGGGGATAATGATGCCGACCGCTATGGCAAACCACGCTAGCGCTACGCCGGCGCAGATCAGCCCCAGGCGTGGCCGGCGCAATGCAAGCGCGATGTACAGCCCCATGAGGAAGACGATGGCCGGCACCTCCTCCTTGGTAGCCATCGCTAGCACGGCAAAAAGCCAGAAGCGACCAGTCTGACCGCGTTGCACATAGTAGAACGCGAAAAGCAGCAACGGCGCCGCGAGCGTTACTGCGTGGAACTCCCAGAGGTTAGCTGCCTCCAGGCTGGGCGATAGCAAATACACAGCGGCGAAGACGACGC contains:
- a CDS encoding DUF2079 domain-containing protein, giving the protein MPFRSSNASRLALWALVLAYVALFSWLSVSRHRAFMTNAFDLGNVDQAVWNTAHGRPLAFTNWRGVDLDLATDNRLAMHVEPIYFLIAPLYWVWPSPEALLILQTVSLALGAWPVYWLARERLRSSWAGVVFAAVYLLSPSLEAANLWEFHAVTLAAPLLLFAFYYVQRGQTGRFWLFAVLAMATKEEVPAIVFLMGLYIALALRRPRLGLICAGVALAWFAIAVGIIIPAFEGDRSPYLRYYGDLGDGPLELARALVTRPDLVLGKLLNARNLGYLRDLFNQTGFLSLLNPATLSFILPDLAINLLSDHEPMHFVEKYHYVAPMIPGLMISAVLGAAWLSRRIEDRLGRITTGLIPAWALTAALFYHYYHGYTPLARAFEPYQVTEHHRLGKEIARQIPPDAAVSAQPNLNPHVSQRRVLYRFPYIGDAEYVFLDVSSLANKRNMFGDIEAMLRQGEFGIVRAEDGYLLLRRGAPTQPLPDRFFDFARVADPQPAYPATVDFTPPGSSDALLRLIGFDLRDGRHTEMPQTPLRFFLYFQALRPLAEDYAIALYLLDSEGQVIGGMDLEEKPGVQYWYPTSRWRVGETIKLEISDMPWWTAQYPAYRVALGVVRGTDPWDVGARLQPRVVHSRLQMPLTADGTLVELMAFRTDWGGMPVRVERPRHFRPPRMAFTVSDAKWQNGVRLLGYRTAFDRKRSTLDVTLYWQAGDTPSPDYTVFVHLIGPEGLRSQHDGPPGSGEPPFTGGMLPMSSWLPGEVIADTHPIPIAPDVRAGEYWLAVGMYDPATMTRLPLTNGADHIRLDQRLHLK